DNA from Cyanobacteriota bacterium:
ACCGTCTGTTCTTTACTCGATTAGGCGATCGTGTAGTTGTAAGTGTACAGGCTCCTATCGAGGTGGATGATACGTCAGAGCCACAGCCTGACCTAGCGGTGCTAACATTTCACGACGATTGTTACGCATCTAGACACCCTAAACCAGAGGACATCTTGTTAGTGGTAGAGGTTGCCAACACCCCAGGGGACTACGATCGTGAGATCAAAATGCCCCTCGACGCAGCAGCCAACATGCAAGAAGTCTGGTTGCTGGATGTGACCAGCCAGTGCTTAGAAGTCTTTCAGATACCCACACCCGATGGTTACCAGTCTGTGCAACAATTCTACCGGGGTCAGCAGGTGTCTCTGTTGGCATTTCCAGAGGTAGTTGTTTCGGTGGATGAGGTGCTGGGTTAGTCTTGAGCGGAGATCGGTTGACAGTAGACCTGCGAAGTTACGTATATCTCGATCGCTTGCAGCCTCAGTATGCGTCATACTTGGGCACGACGGCTC
Protein-coding regions in this window:
- a CDS encoding Uma2 family endonuclease, producing MTTLLARRFTVRDCYRMLEADILTEDDRVELIRGEIIPMSPISPCHTGRVKRLNRLFFTRLGDRVVVSVQAPIEVDDTSEPQPDLAVLTFHDDCYASRHPKPEDILLVVEVANTPGDYDREIKMPLDAAANMQEVWLLDVTSQCLEVFQIPTPDGYQSVQQFYRGQQVSLLAFPEVVVSVDEVLG